Proteins found in one Streptococcus mitis genomic segment:
- the comC gene encoding competence-stimulating peptide ComC yields MKNTVKLEQFVALKEKDLQKIQGGEMRKSNNNFFHFLRRI; encoded by the coding sequence ATGAAAAACACAGTTAAATTGGAACAGTTTGTAGCCTTGAAGGAAAAAGACTTGCAAAAAATTCAAGGTGGGGAGATGAGGAAATCAAATAATAATTTCTTTCATTTCTTAAGAAGAATATAA